AGAGTTATTCTTTGCCCAAACTGGTACTGGTGCTCATAAGTTTGCCCAAGGGctccatatttctttttcctctcattTGAGGAAGCTAGCTGTTCCATTTAGGCAGAGTGAAGAAAAAGTTGGCTGTTTCAGTGCAACTAGAGAGGATTTAATCTCTTGGGTGCAATCGAACTCCACGGCAGCTGCTACAGCTACATAGATGATGGTAGCTCAAGTGGCATTCACGTTGTGCGATATGGCTAAAACCTAATACAATGATACTTTCAGGTCTACTTATCATCACTTGAAAGGCCAAGATATGAAGTCTTGAAGGCAGAGATGGGATGTACAATCTTCCGCTCATTTCTTACAATGTAAACACATCCTGAAATTTactattctttttttgtttcccTTCATTTTATATAACCCACCTTCAAGTTTGGGGAAGAGGCTGGATACATGCTCCCATGAATCAGTCGTTATGAAAATTGTTTACAGTCCTGTCTCCCATGCTAAATTGCACTCATTACAATAAAATGCTGGAAATTCTAACAGGGCATATTCGAAGTTGAGAATATATATTTCACAAATTTGCTTCAACTTATCCAAAAAGTTCACTCAAGTTATTTCTTATCTTTATTGATGTTAGAATTCGTCGTGTTTGCCTCCGAAAGAACCTTTACATTCTGAATTTTGTACACACATGCTGAAATACCGGACAACGAGTAATCCTTGAAACAACCGAATTTTTCGCCTTTAATTTACGAATGGCCATTTCCATTCTGCATTGTTTAATGCATTGCATTAGCCCCTAATTGagaataatcattttaattggCAACGGTGGATATCCACTCTCCGTTACAGATCGTCGTTTCTGACAAAGGACTGACTAGTCGAGTTCAATCAATACAATTGTATCCCCACCCATATACACCCATTTTCTTGGCTATTAGAaagttaagaaaagaaaaatgaaaactaatgGAAAGTGTCTCGGCTATcaaaatttctataatttatcATCTATACAGCTGGAAAAAAAACGGGGGAGAGAGAATCGAGCTGCCAATGGAAAAAGAAGCAGCggctttgcttctttttttttaactcgTCAACAGAATTCACAAGGTCCATCTGCAATGCCTGTTCTTAGCTCATACCATTGCATTTAGCTTTCCTTAATTTTGGACAGCTATAGCGGTAGCTTTTTGCCAATTAAATCTGAGATTCCTCAgttgataatttttaatgtcGCAAGATCGCGAAAAACACACCCAGACCAATGACAAATGGACCTGCTCTGAAACTTCAGCACTGCCTTCATGGCACACACGGGTGCAAAAATGTCATCACATGTATAAGCCAACAGTTTAAGGTCTCATTGTCTCACGGATATTTTCCTGACGATTTCCAGATTCTCCCTTCAAGTGATATTACCATGACAGTAACATCATCGTGATACTTCCTCCGATCTCCTTGTGGTATATCAAGCAATTCATGAAAATCCATTCCTGCCACAAATCAATCCAAAATAACCTATAAATGGGTGTTGTGTAGGCATAAGAATTGGCAAGTCAAAAGTTTCTACTAGAAATGAACATATTCCTtgcatcaattatttttttgttttagccACATTTCTTGCATAATCTCCAGCCCGGGCaggttgaaaaaagaaaaagacccCACCAGCAGCATTAAAcgtatttcaaaataagttttatcCAAATTACAAGAAGGGTATCACTAAAATAGTGCTTTCTGAAATTGGCTATATCAAACTCAGATTGCGCAAATAGTTTAGGAGTCCATAGAAGTGATGGGATTTTAATGAAAGTCAAATATAAGACTACCAAAGAACTGCCACCTTTCTAAAGAAGGACAATTAGGAAGGTGTTGTGCAAAACTACGAACTTTTAAAGCAGGAGAGTAGACATtctaagaaaggaaaatataaacaatCTCCCACTAAGTCAACACATTTTTCTGAGgaacataaaattttaacagaAAAGCTTGAGAACAaaggtaataaataataattaatcaactCCAACACCAAATATTTGTAGGGGTTCATTCAGATCCTTCACACTGAACACTCTGCAAGCCTTGGTGTTTTACTTCTTAAAATTTGTCATGGTCATTAAAATTTAGCATGACCATATAGGACATGGCAAAAAGCTTTTAATTTacacatgaaaaaataattactaattaatacTCCACATTTGTGTCACACGGCAAACTGCACATTTAACATGTTGAGCAAGACTGCAAAACAAGAAAGAGTCAGAAGATTCATTTACCAGCTTTCTTAGCTGCACGGAGAAGCACCTCTTCTATTAAATGTTGGGCCGGATCTCCTTCAGGAAATTTTTCCATGAAGCTCTCAACATGAGAAACCACTTCTTCATTGTTTAGATATTGATATAAACCATCAGATGAAAGGATCAGGAACTGATCTCTCTGGCATAATCTGTGGTGACGTAGTGAGGGAGAGCAGGAAATATACGGAGCAGTGCCAATATATTCATTTCGAAACATCTCTAGTACCGCATCATTCAACTTCGGCTATGGAAAATATCAATTCAGACAGTCATGTCAGAATAcatttatattgaatataagTATGTAGCAACcctaaataagaaaaacaagacGACTTATAATTTAGCACGTAGATGTGCATCAACATGAGCAGCAGTATCACGAGGACAACAAATGTGGGTTTCATTACAACAATTGGCTACCAAAACTGGGTTTCGTTACTTGGAAAAGCAACATGGTCTAATGCTGGTACCAACATTGTTCATCAGATGCTTTAGTACAATATTGAATTACCAGTGTCAGCATGGTCTACCATCAATTGGTTTTATTCTATGGCTTATCATTCTATCAAATAGGAGTATATTGCGAGACTTAGGTCTATACGTGTGTTGGGTATAATTAATGTAGCCTCTTTGGCttagagagaaaaggaaagcgATCAATTAACatgaaaagttttgaaatttgcTGTCTCATATTGAGATACATTCTTCTATTCTGCAAAATAACTAATATAGTGGAAATTTTTGGCATACCAAAAATCtacaattaaaatacaaaaagatcATGACCAATGAGATGCGAGTGCTAGTGAATATAAAGAGTTAAAAGCACACATCAGAATCTATGGATACAAATATGCTCATGACTTCAAGCATCTATTTAGAGACTCGTTTATCTGCGCATATGTACTACTAACAAAGCTTAAGTTCGTATAAGTGAAAGCATAACAGGTGAGGAGAGTTAATTTTGACCATATGGAGAACCATAAGATATTCCTAAGCACGCAAACACACTCGTTGACTAAACAAAGGATTATCTACTAAGGTAGATGAATAATAAATCTTCGtctgtattaaaaaaaataaaaataacagggTAAATCATCACCCCGTCCATGATGCACGAACTATAAAAAAACagcatatattattttcttcccGATGGAAGTAGAAAATGGTTCAGAAGCACACATAAAACAttgtattaataaaacaaagcaTTTTCAAGACACCTGTTTCAAAAATCCAGCGCCAAATGCTCTGGTGACCTTCAGGCGACCTTTGACTCTGTCATTGACTATACATTGGGTATCATCAGGATGCTCGTTTTTAATCCTAATGATTTCCTGCAAAACAACAAGCACCACTTTTCAGCCAACTCTTAAGCATATCACAAAATGACTAAAGAAAAGGGGGGGGGGGAATATCAATAAATGCAACCACTAATAAAAGAATCCCTTCTAGTATGTTCAACTactacaagaacaacaaaaaatcaaaCTTCGTGAACATGCAATAATTACTTAATACTGCACGTTACCAAATCTAGAACTTACTTCTTCAATGCTGGTGCTGTGGTCAGTAGAGAGTTGCAACGCCGCCAACCTCATTTGTTGAGCATTTTCACTTTGACCCAAACCCAATGACTCCTCAACTATGCTCTCAGCACCGGACTCAACACCTACCTTGCTTCCCGATTCAACAGTAGAATCGACATCCTTTGGTTCATAGTGTGCAACAATAGCCCTACTATCCCCAACATTCATCACATACACATCCTCATCCCTCATCAACACAACCAACAAACACGAACCCATCAAAGCAAGCTCCGGATTCGTATCCAGAAGCTTATCCGTCATATCTAAATACGCAACCTCCGAGACTTGAAGTGCCCGAGACAACGCACTCAAAACAAGTCCATGATCCACAGGACCCACCTTCCGCTTCCTCCCAGAGGGCTTCTCCTTTTCCTTCTCCTCATTACCCAAATTCCACCCCCTCCTTTCACCCTCCTTCTGCTTCGATAATCCCTGCTTCAACTTCGACAGCAACAGCCACCTCCTACTCACAGCAGACCCCGCATTGGCGTTGTTAACGCTCAACGCATCGTCCACGGAAAACGCAAACCTATCCGAACCAGAAAGGTCCAGTCCGTCCTCAGCGAGAAGCTCCCACAGTTTACGCCGTTTACTCTGCGTTCCTTCCACCACGGGATTAGTCTCTTGCGGCAACGGTTGTTCGTCTTCCAGCTCCCAGAACAAGCCTTGTAGCTCGCTGTGAACAGCACGGTAGAGGTGCCCCATCAGAAACTCCGGCGCGTCTGGGCCATTGAAACCGTCGTAAATCCCAACGTACAACCACCCTTGCTCCTCCGACACCACCACGTGGACGCGATCCTCCCCAGCCTTTCCCAACGCCCACTGCACATTGCCCTCACCGCCCTTCGCCTCCGCCGCCGCCGCCTCCTTCTTCTCCGGCACCGGCACCACCCACGGTCTCTTCATCTCTGTGGCGTTCCGATTGAACGCCTTCCGGAATCCCGAAATCACCTTCTTCTTCCTGCTTTTCTTTCCGTAGAGCCCGCTAAGCGGCGCAGAGAAGGGAACgtcgccgccgccgccgccttCGGCGGCGGGTAGAGGACCGGAGACGGCGTTGGCCTCGATTGGACCGGAGAGGAAGAAGCCGCTGACCTGGAAGGGCTCGCCGCCTCGGGGAACGGGCTGGAGCGGGAGCGCGCTAAACGACGCCGTGCTTTCGAAGCCATTGACGATATTGCCCTTGGTGTTAGCTCCGACGCAATCGAGGGTGTCTTCGTCAAAGTGAATGACTGTAGTGGGGAGAGAGCTGTTGGCGCTAACGGAGGCTCCGGAAATGGCTTTGAAGCCGGTTTCATGGGTTCGGGGCTCATGAGTGGGGGAGAAGCGGAGGGAGGTGGAGGGGCTGAGGAAGCGATCGGAGTGAGTAGGTGAGAGGAAGCGAGCGGAGGATCTGACGTAACAGAAGGAGTGTCCTAGGGTTTCGTCCAATGGGTCGGTGGCCTTGAATAGGACATCCTGGTCGGCCGGTTGGTTCCTCCCGTAGCACCAACGGAGGCTTGAAACTCCACTTCCCATCACATTTCCCTTCTCATTCACCTcaactctttcttctttcttctttcttctttccccACCCACCAATCCAACTCCAACAAATCAATCTAAACAACCATAACCAAATGAGAGGGAAGAAACACCAAAATTTAAagaagatattattattataataatattttatgaaaccCTTTTATATGTGTAGAAATATGGAAGATCTTTTGTCCTTTCTGCGcctttttcaaatgttttttcttctgtttgcGTGTCAAGTTGTTGCCTTGGGTCTCATGTGAGTTGACGGTTAAGCTCATAAACATCGCTCTGTTCTgccctttattattattattattattattattattattaataataatatctctCTTTCGTTTCAGATCACTCAATTAATTTATGTCTCTCAAAAATACTAGTCAAACCTTTTATCAGAAAACGGTGTTATTTTATGAGATATCTGCATCACAGAGTCGTTAAGGAAAATAATTATTggtttttttctgaaaaataaacagcaaataataaagttgattaaaaagaaaaaatctataatttgaATTCAGAAATGTCTCAATCCTTAATTATGAGTTGATAA
This genomic stretch from Vigna radiata var. radiata cultivar VC1973A chromosome 7, Vradiata_ver6, whole genome shotgun sequence harbors:
- the LOC106768341 gene encoding protein phosphatase 2C 29, with the translated sequence MGSGVSSLRWCYGRNQPADQDVLFKATDPLDETLGHSFCYVRSSARFLSPTHSDRFLSPSTSLRFSPTHEPRTHETGFKAISGASVSANSSLPTTVIHFDEDTLDCVGANTKGNIVNGFESTASFSALPLQPVPRGGEPFQVSGFFLSGPIEANAVSGPLPAAEGGGGGDVPFSAPLSGLYGKKSRKKKVISGFRKAFNRNATEMKRPWVVPVPEKKEAAAAEAKGGEGNVQWALGKAGEDRVHVVVSEEQGWLYVGIYDGFNGPDAPEFLMGHLYRAVHSELQGLFWELEDEQPLPQETNPVVEGTQSKRRKLWELLAEDGLDLSGSDRFAFSVDDALSVNNANAGSAVSRRWLLLSKLKQGLSKQKEGERRGWNLGNEEKEKEKPSGRKRKVGPVDHGLVLSALSRALQVSEVAYLDMTDKLLDTNPELALMGSCLLVVLMRDEDVYVMNVGDSRAIVAHYEPKDVDSTVESGSKVGVESGAESIVEESLGLGQSENAQQMRLAALQLSTDHSTSIEEEIIRIKNEHPDDTQCIVNDRVKGRLKVTRAFGAGFLKQPKLNDAVLEMFRNEYIGTAPYISCSPSLRHHRLCQRDQFLILSSDGLYQYLNNEEVVSHVESFMEKFPEGDPAQHLIEEVLLRAAKKAGMDFHELLDIPQGDRRKYHDDVTVMVISLEGRIWKSSGKYP